In the Uranotaenia lowii strain MFRU-FL chromosome 1, ASM2978415v1, whole genome shotgun sequence genome, TCAAGGAAAAGCTTTGAATGGTATACATGTGCAAGAACAGCTATAAGTAATTTCTTTGATTTGatcaaataaagaaaatgatAAGTCATGTTTCTAGCGCCCCAGTAGAAACCGAAAGATTGGATATCATCCAATTTTGCTAGGACGTAgatttgttaatattttatcTATCCCTAacggcgcgttcgtaaattgatttttttgggtgatgcatcagtcgattgatttgtttggtagatgtcaaatcactttccatatgcttttgcatacgtttgttaggaatttacgaacgccagcatcgataaaaaaaatcacttcgatagaaaaaatcaatttacgaacacgccgtaagtTGTATGCAACATATTTtgacttccttttttttttataatagctATTAAGTTTTCTCTTTGTAATATTACAGTTCGATTCGGATGATATTTTGCCTAAAGTGTGCTGCGCTGAATGCGCTTCTATGATTCAGAGCGCGGAAGATTTCGTACTAAGAGCACAGGAAGTGGAAAACGATTTCCGAAGCCGCCTTCAACCTATGTCGAGtagtaaaaatttgatttccacAAAGTCTATTCGATCTTTAACCAGCTCAGCAGCAGTTCAGGCGCTCAAACCAACGCCACCAAGCGTCTGTGACGTTTTAAAGAAACTGAATGCATCCTCAGCAGTGGTTATAAAACGCGTTGATAAGCAGAAACCTCCAATAAAGAAAGAAACCGATTACATTAGCGAACTTCCGCTGGCGATGACGATGGAAGTTCTGGACGATGAGGTGGAAAACCTAAAAACGGAGGACTTTGTCCAGTTCAACGATACCGATGATGATGAAGAGGGGGAGGTAAATGCCGAAAGAAGTTTTAGACAGATTGTGTCCGTCGATGTTAAAAATGTCCCATTTTATGGAGAAGATTCCAGTCAGGATGGTTTCATTGATGAGGGTAGATTAGAAGATACATCGGACGATGAAGATTATAAACCACCGCAAACGAAAATCAAAAGTTCCCCGAAAAAGGTAAAAGACGTAAAAACAGATCGAAAGCAGCGTTCCCCGGGCAGCAAAGGCATAGTTATTAGACTGACTGATCCTTGCCATTACGTTTGTGTTACGTGTAAAGCGAAGTTTGCCAAATTCGAAGATCTTCAGGCTCACATTGATCAGAATTTATCCTGCAAAAAAGTCAACTGTACATGTGAGCACTGCGGGAAAGTCTGTGACAGTCGTCGGGCTCTATATCAGCACCGAATGTCTCACAATCCTAAGCCACAGTTTGTATGTGATCAGTGTGGCAAAATATACACCAACTCCTTTAATTTGGAGAACCACAAAAGCCAAGTACATGGCGAAGAAGTTGAAGAGTTGGGCTACGTATATAAATGTTGCGAGAAAACTTTTCCGACTCGTCGAGAATTGAACGAGCATATTTCCACGCACACCAAACTACTGAATCTACTTTGCGACACTTGTGGCAAATCGTTTACTTCCCACAAGGCACTACGATCACACAACATGAGCCACCAGAATATCAGACCATTTTCGTGTGACCTTTGCGACAAATCGTTCCGCACCAAGTTATTACTTGTACAGCATTCCCATGTACATACTGGAATCAAGgttggagaatttataaaaactaaataaaccATTTATTTATGTATTGCAAATCAATGgattacatattttttaaatggtcAATTaaacacaattatttatttttcttttttatctaaACAGGTTTTCAACTGCGATGTATGCGACAAATCTTTTGCCAAAAAAGAGTCATTGAAAAAGCACTACAAGTTACATTCGAACGACCAAGTAACTTGGTCATCAACGGGTGAAAAGATTACCGTTAGACCGATAGAACAAATGCAGCAACAAGCGGCAGTTGAGGAAAATGCGCAGCGATCTTTGGAAACCGAACAACATGCAGTGTATCATACATATGGGGATTTTGCACAAAATGCTGCAAATAATTACTAGTAAAAATACATATGAAAATTTACAGCAGATCTTTCGTCTGTGTTCTTATCTTTTTCAAATGAGAACAATGCTAATTTGTCTGATATTGTCATGTTATAAGTTATTCGTCAATatatacttgatttttttttctcattaaaatctttaataccTAATAAAGAATAgttaattcacaaaattcaaaattacattAAATCTTACATTATAATTTGTTATAAATCGTTTATCATTTATATTTCACTTTTCAATAAACTATTTACTAATGGAACGACTGATATTTGCCGGTGTCGGTTTAGCTTTAGAAGAAATAATTTCCAACATTGCTTTTTTGCTTTGCGAGTATACCGTCAAGTTTTCTGCATAAGCCCATTTTCGTCAGTAGCATAGGAGGtcgcagcaagccgtgctcgAGAACGCACGTGGTTTTTCCGACGTTGCGTTTTTTCCGTCCGTTTTTTcgcgaataaaaaattttggtgaattcgattaaaaatctaatcaatttttagtttcaagTACAAAATAATGGTGAAACGTGGTGAAGCTATTAACAACTATGATGCAGAGAAAAAAAGTTTGCAAGTTGTTCGGGAAATTTAGAGTAAAATAGGTGCATTTATTTCAATTAGCGGATCTTACCGCTAGCTCCGGAAAGCAGagcgtttattttgttttgtgctATCATCAGATTTCAGTGTTGTAAAAGTGCTTTTTATGCCGTATGcgagtctttaaaaaaaacgatgcacGTGTTTTGTGAGAGCAAAATGACCGGAAGTGTAGTTTGAATAGATGAGACTATGAAACGAAGAAAATCACAAACTTAGTGTAATGGAAAATTCCAGCTTTAAAATgttcatttaataaattttaatgtatACCGCGaaaaataagttaattattAACAATACAAAAATTGTTATCTTCAGACGAATTGCTGTAGTATTCCCACGCAGTCATCGCCAGTGTGTTTTTGACTTTCTAACTACTGCTACcctctgaagatttttttttgcaatgcgATCTGCATTCATTAAATCAGAAGCCGGTGGATGTAGGTTCACTAAAAGTGTATCGCAGCGCATCTTGCATAGTACGATGTCCATCTACAATTGTCTACAgattggtgagctcgttcctgttttctctttttttataagcttatatgatttagtaattgtatttaaattcttcatcaatcctatctgccaagtaggatttcctataataacctttccccttcctatctgaaaacagcatcctgggtcgtatgagttctctgcacctaaaaaGTTTCTTTAGCTGTGACAGATTATCCCcactatgattacattgacttgtcgagGTGTGCATTGTAGTACTACACTGATTTTCAATggcaacacttgaaatgagttatgaatccagatactcattttggcatcttgtatTGTTCTTGATAATTAGTTGTACCGcatgtatcagccaatgcaagatgtgtgtagtcacccaatgctatgctatgctatgctaagcCCATTTTCGTCAGTAGCATCAGTTGCAGTTTCCAACGCAGGTGATCGACGGCGTTTACTGGCACTTTGTTTTTCATCTTCTCCGTTCTTATTTTACAAATCCCTTTAGAACCTCTTCAAAATTGATCTAATTAATGACTAATATATCCTTCATTGATTCGGCAGCCATTACAAACACGTGGCTAGATCAAGCACTACGTTTGAGGTCTTCTTTTTTCTTGCATTGAATGGAAAACAGGTCTGTCTTCAAAGAGTTCTGATCGTAAAATTATGCTGATTCGCTGTAATTAAATAATAAGCGTAACATAATTCTTTATGAACCctacttttaaaaattctacttcCACTTTggtttattttcagaaaatgtgGTATGTAACCGAAATCACAGCAATCTGATTCTAAACTTCCAAATTAGGGTGTCATTCAAAATTCATCGTTAGTACAAAATGGCTtttcttgttaaaaattgtaccatCTCGAAAACCATAATTACTCCTGTTTTAAGTTATCGATGTCTATTACCTTTTTCGTCGAAATCCGGTGGCTCCAAAGGAAGTGACGATTCCTCGGAAGATAAATCCCAACAACAGCTCAAAGATATACACAGCTATGAGATCTTAGACGATCCGAATTCCCTTGTTAAAACGACTATCATCAAAAGAAAGGCAATTTTTCGGCAACCTCGCACTCCAGAGGAACTCCTAGAGGAAGCTGCTAAAACAGTTGCCAAAAGACACCCGGATGAAGAAATCACGGATCGAGCCAAAGTCATAAAAGTTTCTGATACATCAGATCGTAACGGAATAGGAGATAAGGAATTcgagaaaaatatttactgGGGTCATGATGGTAAGAAAAGCATCGTTGGATACGACATTTTCCAAGAACTGGAAGAACGTTTAGAAGAAATCCTTTCCAAAGAAGAGCCGGTTCACAATGAGCAATTAAAACATGAACAAACCAACCCCCAAGGGTCTGAAAACGAAATCAAAAGCCTCGGAAGAATGAGAACCACACTTGAAACTTTGAATAagttattgaatttctttttattcCGTTCGTCGCGTTGTGAAAAACATTGGTAGTTTTGtagttaaataaaattattaaattgtaatgcaaagtatttttttctgaattatccAATTAGTGTTTACTCCTGCTGTAGTATGTACATACGaatgaacataaaaaatgatttttctaataaaGGCTTAGCGTTTGTTTCTATACTCTCACTTTCCAGCAGCAGTTTTCGAACCAGTAGAAGATTTAACTTGCAACTGTTGAATGCGATGGATGTCGACGCAGTCGGTAAACGCCTTCACATCAGGGGCGCACTGCAGGGTTTCGTAATGGTTTTTCTTGTAACAGTCAATTACCTTGGCCTTCAGCTCCTGACATGGTGGTAGCTGGTGGTCAACAGCCGAGCTTTCAAAACGTTTCTTTACGTCGACGATCTGGAGCATAGAAAGGAGGTAATTAGTATACTGCATTATAAAACTATTGCAGTAAAATCCCAATTTAACTTGTGACGTAAAGCTTTCGTGttagaatttagaaaaatcatCCGAGAGGACTagcaaatttattccaattactTTCAAATAGTTAAACTATGACATATAACCTATTTTTAGTGACCAGCTAAATGATCCTTTCTGCGCTGCGATTGTTTCAAAGTTGGCGTTCTTTACAGATAGCGGATTGCGACTACATGTCATGCATTatattatttgatgaaaattatgagaaaaagtGAGACTTCGCAGGAATCTAATCCTGAAGATTACCCTTTCAGCGTTATGTGTAGATTGAAaccttaattttttgaaacctcAGCCAAATTTTagggatttgaaaatgtttttgttcttCATTTATGTTATGATGATATATTTACCGCATCATTGTATTCCTTTTCCAAGATTTGGTTCGTCTTTTTAAGGTTGGATTCCAAATTTTGAAGTCGTTTGGTCCAATAGATATCATTGGCCCTCAGTTCCTGTTCTTTTTGTCGAAGAACCTGCATCGAAGTTATTGATGGTTCTCCGTATATTCCGTCAGTTGATGGTGGCATCGGGTTCGGATAAGAGCTTGGTCCTTTACCTTCTCCGCTTGGCTGGTTTTTAACTGCAAAAAGAAGAACAGTAGCATACAACAAGAATAAACAACATCATGGCAGAATCTATTTACGAAACAGCGTTTTGTTTTACTTATTgcataatcaaaaaattcacCTACAATCGAAACTAAACTCTGGCACCGAATCCTGTCGatgaaattttgcaggtacCGATCGATCAGAACTTACCTTCTTTAGGGTGCAAACCGCTTTTGATTCGGTTGACTACATCTTCGGAAATCTCAATCACACCTACTGGGGAATCATTGTCGACCGTTACGGTTTTCGAAGTGCTAGAAGCAGCTCCCATTGCGAGTAGATTTCCCTAAAGCACAGCCGATGGAAAACACCGATTCCGATCCGTTTCGTTCCGACTTTCGCACACCactcaaatttcgaaaaaataaatttgacattttgcCAGCGGTGCCAAATGCATAGTGAATTTTAAgagttttccctttttttagtCCATATCGTAAATCaatcgaactcaaaattgagataACATGTTTTGTTATGGTATAcaattttgtcaggttttttttttcatgccatcAACAACAACGAGTTAACAAAactaatttttgattaaaaaaaacaacccaaTTATAAAGATGaatactacgaaaaaaaataaaataaagaggCACTTACCCCCTTGCCATACACTGTATATATGgcttcaactattttgaaaatgttacaaaatCTTGGATTTCGTTTTgtatcaaattttatatcaaaactaCCTAttaaatatgcatttttaaaacaaaacttaaaacaaaacgGTTTGTTTAATCGACTCCCCTTCCCTTTTCCGCGTGATTGAAGTTTAAGTTGTAGTTGGCGTAGTAGAACGTGTACGCTGTTGTATACGCATCAGTATGTCATCGCAGCcattaaaaacttttcacagCGATGATGATTACACATTTCTAGATGTGCAGGACAATTCATTCTCATAATTCAGAGTTTGGTCGGTAGATCTAAACATCACACTTGTTTAGATGTTTATCGCGCATCGTGTAACTGACCAAAAGATGTGAGCCGTGTGAGCCGCATATTCATTAAATGTTTTGATGCCGGCGGTTCTATAGAGGTTGGTTTTTTCTTgtatattttaatcattttaataaaACCAGAAATTTTTCCTACATTTCAAGTATTTAAATATCCCCTAGCCCTTCTTGTTATGTGTATACAagaattgtgttaaattttgcaaatctGGATGAGTTTAGAGAAACTATGATTACCGCCTCGGAACCTTTGGTgagtaaaactgaaaaaataagcCAAATAATTCTGATAACCtaaatataattgttttttttttcaaggaatttattCCACGAGGTCGCCTGGCGGTGGATGAACATCCAGGGCCGttggtgctgaaaaaaaatgttacggtACCTTCCGAATTTGTCCTGCTTCAGCGGATGCAAGATGTAAACATATCGCTGGATGAAAGTCCAACCGAGTTTTACATCCTCCGTGAGGTGTACAGAGAAATGAAGCAGGGAGAAGGTAGAATGCCAGGCTTTCTCTGTGAAGCTAGTGTTAATTCTGAAGAGGAACTGTACGTTAAAGGTAATACAGCAATCTGGAGCAAGGGATCCAACTATGAGGGGGCATCTCCACAAGTCTGTTTTTCAAGCGAAAATCCTataaaatttgcctttttctgTGGAAGTCAGTTCCTCTCTTCTAAGGAGGGTAGATCAGAATCTAACGTCAAAAGGTAAATTCTTCTCATTCTATTTTTCGACTTTATTCTATTCTATATTCCGATCTATTTTAGTGAAGCGCTTGAAAATGCATCCAATGTTGGAGTTTGTCTACTGGATTCCAGTACTCTTAGAGTTTACTGCAACAGCGGAGAAAACTTTGTTACTAGTATTGAATGTCCGATATCGAAAGTGTGGATAACAAAGCAGGGCATCTTATTGGAAAAAGAACCATCTAGTACAGTTTTGGAAGCCCAATCAATAAATATGCCGCGACTTTTTTCTCTGACTCATCCACTTGACGAGATGAGTCCCATTCTGTTGAACATGAACGATTCAATAAGTTATCTTACGGAATCCGATCATCGGGTGGTGTTTTCCGATGAACAgaacgatttgatttttatgtatgatgaaaaatttggaaaacacTTTGTATGTTTTTTGCGCAAAGCGACAGAAGACGAAAAAAACTTGGTTGGATTTGGTAACGAAAGTCACTCTAGTAGTTTTTTCAACGTCACGGGAAGCATGTCACAATACGGTACATCAATGCCTGCCGCAACAACGCCCCAATCTTTCTACAAAAGCTCTCGTGAGTAAATTGGATTTTATTCCTGCTAAAAGTTATTACTAATTCAAATCACAGTTTTAGCCCGTCATAACATGTCCACGGCTGGACGACATAGTTTGGGGGCGACTTTCAGCAGTCCATATGCTAGCAGTTTTCAACAGCATAATCAAGCAGGGTCGTTTCAGTTAAATGTCACTGGAGGTGGCGTCGGAGCCAGCAACAGAAGTCATTTGCAACAAAACGCAGCTTCATCGTTCCAGGCTCCATTGGGTAGTACCACTCCCTTGTCTCGACTACAGTCCACACTTGGTGCGAGTGTTTCGTTACTGGATGTGCGAAAAATTGGCCAAGCTGAACCATCAAAACCGATCATACCAGAGTTTTGCTTAGAACTCGTTTGGACAGATAATGTAAGCATAGCAAGGTATGTAGAATATGATTTAATTACACTTAAGTTATGCAGTACATACTGATTATGAGCAAGGTTTGTTTTTGcgaattcaaatttctaaatcataacttgaaagcaaaACGTTccaaaagttataataatttatttttctcactACCATAGGGATTTTCCTGAAAAGGCATCAACCGGTTTTCTTCACGAAGATTTAGTAGGAGTACGTTATCTATGTTACCTGTTGCCAACATCAGAACTGTTAACTTTACTGAAAATTAATATAGATGATAGAACAAAATTTAGCGCTAAAACATGTACGCAGATCCCTGCCAAGAGTGCGGTTTCCCTGCCGCGGCTAAATATGATTGCTGTACTAGCTCCGTGTGGAACATTACTCCTTTACACAGGATTCATCCAAGTCGGCAAAGTCCATGTGGCAGGtatattgacaaattttgtcaCATCAAGCGCTCTGAGCAATTCATTCAGCTCACTACAAAGTTTCCCCAGGCGCAGTAGTCTGCTACCCACCGTTTCGATTCAAACGGATACCGGATTCGATGAAGAATTGCACATGCTTTCTCCAGTACAACCTCTTCACCCTTCCTCAAAACTGACATCCTCGTCGTCTCGCATGACCAACTGTCAATCAATCCGTGATGGGTCTGGCAATCGACTAACTTTAGCATTTACGAGcgaaaaaatgtttcgaataTCGCTGCCTGTCGTTAGTGAGTCGAAACTAGTTTCGAGATGTTTGATGGCAATCCGCGAAACCCTACCTAAAAAAACAGCGTTAGAGTTCATGATTCGGTGGTATGGCACTAGAAATGCGCCCGGTTCGAAGGATTTCAATGTAAGCTATGAGTGGAAATTTTTTCAAGGGATGCTTTTCCAACACATGGGACGTCCTTTTCCAACACCAGACAGTCACTTCAATAAATCTAGTTCAAAATCATCTTTTGATGAACCGAAAAAACGAAGAAAGAGTGAAAATTGTCCTGGTAATAATGACGATTGGAAATTCTTGATGAGTAACAGTGGCCGATTGGAATCAGTTAATATGGATCAGGTTGAAGGTACTTCCTCAGTTGCCTATAACTCGGATAAACCGTTCTTCGTTCACGTTCCGAATATTCTTCTGGCATTACACCTTCTCTACGAAGACATGAAACTAGATCCGTTCCTGAAATCAGATTTGAGATTATTAGCAGAGTTTCTTTACAAACTTTCAATGGatttaaaactagaaaaattcCAACTGCATTACTTTTTAGATTTTCAGGATCTGATTACGCTTCGAtcgttttgtttcatcaaaaaagagGATAGTGTCAAGTTTGTTAATGTTTCCGATGCTGATTTCGAAAACATTCCGGCTGTATTCTCTTATATTCATTCAATAATTGCAAACCCCAACGATCCAGATATAGAACCATTTATTTATATCGATGGAATCAATGACAGAAGCCGTGACATAATATTGATCATTGCATACATGTATCGCGTGAAAAGTTTATCTAAGTGGATTAAAATGCAATTTGGAGAGTTATTGAGAGGTATAAAATTGGCTACCACGGATGACGTAGACAAAATGATGGCAGATGTCATAATTCAACTGTTAATAAAACAGAACTACAATCGTCTGAATATAGAAAAATTGCCCGTTAGTATTCACTATCTGATAGCACAGTTTCTGGAAACAATTCGCAACAAACCTCTTCATACTTACGAAGCCAAAGTTTACGAACTTTTGTTGCGTCCTGAGCTACATGCTCATGTTACATTCGACTGCAATCGGCAGTTCAGTCCGCCGAAACGGACACCTTTAGGTGTGAAAGAACATTCACTATCCCTTCGCCGCAAGCAACAACCGGAAGTAATAGCCAAGTCTGAAATGAAACAGGAAGAAAGCGGTATGGAAAACATGGATACAAAATTACTCAGATTGCGCTTTCCTGACGACTTACGTATTAAAGACGTAAAAACATTCCTCAATAGTTCGCAACCAGTAATGATTGATATTGTGCAAGCTGCAAACGTATCAGATCATGAGTTCATCgaagaacaagaaaaacaattatatGCCTTGTGTATTAGAACTATGGCTTTGCCAATAGGGCGTGGTATGTTCACCTTGCGTACTAGTCGTCCGACTGCTACTCAAACGCTCCCGATTCCGAAACTGTGTCTCACCGGTAAAGAAATTCATCGCGGGGCAACCATTGAAATTCAACAATTAGAGATACCGCCTAACATGAATCTTTGGCCAACGTTTCACAATGGTGTCGCTGCAGGGTTGAGGATATGCTCCGATACTCCGGACATAGATTCGACTTGGATAACGTACAACAAACCGAAAGGTGGTGTGGAAATTCCAACAGAGCATGCAGGTTTTTTGATGGCTTTAGGTTTGAACGGTCACCTAAAGACTCTTTCGTTTATGAGTACTTATGAATATTTAATAAAGTGCGACGAAATGACCAGTCTAGGATTATTACTTGGTATATCGGCAACTCATCGTGGAACAATGGACACTAAGACAACCAAGCTACTAAGTGTGCATATTGAAGCGCTTCTACCACCCACTGCCGTGGAATTGGATATTTCGCAAAACATACAAGTCGCTTCGCTCATGGGAATTGGACTCGTTTATCAGGGAACGGCCAAGCGTCACATCGCTGAAATTTTGTTACAGGAAATCGGTAGACCACCAGGTCCAGAAATGGAAAATTATGTGGAGAGGGAGTCATACGCTCTAACCGCTGGCTTGGCACTAGGCTTAGTAACATTGCAACAAGGTGAAAAATCAACCGCCCTACGTGATTTGGATATACCAGATACCCTCCACCATTATATGATAGGTGGTAATAAAAGAGCACTCATCGGAGcccaaaaagaaaaatataagctCCCGTCGTTCCAAATTAAGGAGGGGGATACCGTAAACATCGATGTAACCGCACCCGGAGCGACTCTGGCTCTAGGTTTAATGTATTTTAATACAGGAAATGAAGCCGTTGCCAATTGGATGAAACCACCAGATACTGGCTATTTGTTAGACTTCATACGTCCAGATTTGCTTTTGCTAAGAATTCTATCTAGAAATTTAATATTATGGAATAATATTGATGCTTCAACAGAATGGGTCTATAGCCAAATTCCACATACACTGTCATCTATAATCAAAAATCGGCTTCAAACGGATAATCATCAACAGCCAACAGATCACGAATCGCAATGTCAAGCTTACTGTAATATTGTCTGTGGAGCAGCTATCAGTATTGGATTGAAGTACGCAGGAACTGCGGATGAACGAGCCTTTTCTACTCTgaactatttattgaaatacatTCTTGAAATCCAAGGACGTCCATTTGGCAACTTCGCTGGAAAGCAAACCATAGAAAATTGCACTATCATGATTCTTCTGTCATGTTCTATGGTGCTAGCTGGAACCGGGGATGTAAGAGTATTGCGTACCATTCGGATGCTTCGATCACGTATTGGACAATGTCACGTAACTTATGGATCGCACATGGCTATTCATATGGCATTGGGATTTCTATTCTTAGGCGCAGGACGTTATACTCTTTCACGTTCGCCGGAGGCCATAGCGGCACTGATCTGTTCGATTTTCCCCAAGTTTCCAATCCATAGCAATGATAACCGGTATCACCTTCAAGCTTTCAGACATTTATACGTTCTAGCCATCGAACCCAGGCTATTTTTGCCACGTGATATTGATACAGGCAAACTGTGTCTGTGCGAGATCCACTATTTCGAAAAAGGTAAAGAGCAACCATATAAGTCAATGGCTCCCTGCATGTTACCTGAACTTCATACACTGAGTAAAGTGTATGTACAGGACACAAACTACTGGCACTTGTCCTTTGATCAAGACAACTGGCATCTTTTAGAGTAAGTATGCATAAAACTATCGGTATATTCACTTTTGAATCTATTTTCTTGACTTCAGAAACATACTGAAAGCTAGTGGGTGTATTGATATTAAACAACGCACGGGTTGTTTGTCACATCTGGAAGATCCGAGTCGATTGAAATCAATGCTGACACAAACGCTAACTACAGACAAATATAATTCTTGGAAAATCGATGCAGACAGCTTGCTGACTTTCTCTACTGATCAACGTATTTTTAACCTAGCACACAAGTTGCTTATTCCGTTGACAGAACGGGAAGGCTCTAGAGAATCTGCAACGATGTGCTCTGAAGAACGTAACGTGAGGCAGATGCTAGTTTTGCAAAGCTACGACTGCCTAACTCATGACAAAATGCATGGtctatcaattttcatggaTCTGATGAGTGTAAGAAAATGTTAAtgaatatttaatgaaaaaatatcgtttttaatTAACAtgaatgtttcttttttcagtacATTATTAATTTTAACACTATTTGCGGTGCATCGGAGTTATGGCAATTTCAGATAATTGCAGCCATCGTATCCCACCGGAAAGCAATTCCGGAATCAGAACTGTTGGTATCGCAAGACATGCTTCAATCATTAGTAAACCGCGTTAACCATCGTATGGAGAAAATGCAACAAGAAAGTGCACATTTACTGCGAACATTTATCTTAGGTGCTCCTGTCGATAGAACAATAACCGATTTGTTGTCTGAGCTGTGCGACGAAGATCGCATTAAACTAGCAAAGCTTATTACGTTTTATGATCTGCCGATTAAAGTTCTCAACAATGAAATACTGAAGAAATTGAACGAAACCGATTACCTGCAATTTGTCTGTGGATTCAAGCAACAATATCCCAAAGTATCTACGCAGACTGTGTGCGCTATGGCTGAAGTGCTAGGATTAAGAAATGTGCAAGGTGCGTAGAAATTAATTTGATAACAAAGGTGGAATTGaatttgatcgttttttttatttagattcgAAATCATATTTTGGGACcgttcaaatatttttcggcTATTTTCGATCACACACCCACCACCCACCACCCCCCTCCTTAacacatttttatcagatttgctttcaaaaattcacaaaccgtTAATAAAGTGCTTGTCCCTCTCGGGAGTTTCAGCTTAATCTCTGATGAATGGAAGAATATTCCAGTAAAATACTGTTTTCAAATCGATTTTCTCTATATTGCGTTTACGAATCATCGCATCATCatatgattaaaattatatcTCAGAATTTGTTCGCAATGAAAGTagaagaaaaacagaaattggAAGCTTCTTCTCGAAAACTTCATTGTAGTTTCCTTctctaggttttttttaattgggtgTCATATATTTGATGTCGTTATTGTATTCGATTTCCTCGGCAAcgatttgatcatttttaatatattgGTTCAGTTATGTGTGGACAATTTGGATTTTTACttctagattatt is a window encoding:
- the LOC129739218 gene encoding anaphase-promoting complex subunit 1, producing the protein MITASEPLEFIPRGRLAVDEHPGPLVLKKNVTVPSEFVLLQRMQDVNISLDESPTEFYILREVYREMKQGEGRMPGFLCEASVNSEEELYVKGNTAIWSKGSNYEGASPQVCFSSENPIKFAFFCGSQFLSSKEGRSESNVKSEALENASNVGVCLLDSSTLRVYCNSGENFVTSIECPISKVWITKQGILLEKEPSSTVLEAQSINMPRLFSLTHPLDEMSPILLNMNDSISYLTESDHRVVFSDEQNDLIFMYDEKFGKHFVCFLRKATEDEKNLVGFGNESHSSSFFNVTGSMSQYGTSMPAATTPQSFYKSSLLARHNMSTAGRHSLGATFSSPYASSFQQHNQAGSFQLNVTGGGVGASNRSHLQQNAASSFQAPLGSTTPLSRLQSTLGASVSLLDVRKIGQAEPSKPIIPEFCLELVWTDNVSIARDFPEKASTGFLHEDLVGVRYLCYLLPTSELLTLLKINIDDRTKFSAKTCTQIPAKSAVSLPRLNMIAVLAPCGTLLLYTGFIQVGKVHVAGILTNFVTSSALSNSFSSLQSFPRRSSLLPTVSIQTDTGFDEELHMLSPVQPLHPSSKLTSSSSRMTNCQSIRDGSGNRLTLAFTSEKMFRISLPVVSESKLVSRCLMAIRETLPKKTALEFMIRWYGTRNAPGSKDFNVSYEWKFFQGMLFQHMGRPFPTPDSHFNKSSSKSSFDEPKKRRKSENCPGNNDDWKFLMSNSGRLESVNMDQVEGTSSVAYNSDKPFFVHVPNILLALHLLYEDMKLDPFLKSDLRLLAEFLYKLSMDLKLEKFQLHYFLDFQDLITLRSFCFIKKEDSVKFVNVSDADFENIPAVFSYIHSIIANPNDPDIEPFIYIDGINDRSRDIILIIAYMYRVKSLSKWIKMQFGELLRGIKLATTDDVDKMMADVIIQLLIKQNYNRLNIEKLPVSIHYLIAQFLETIRNKPLHTYEAKVYELLLRPELHAHVTFDCNRQFSPPKRTPLGVKEHSLSLRRKQQPEVIAKSEMKQEESGMENMDTKLLRLRFPDDLRIKDVKTFLNSSQPVMIDIVQAANVSDHEFIEEQEKQLYALCIRTMALPIGRGMFTLRTSRPTATQTLPIPKLCLTGKEIHRGATIEIQQLEIPPNMNLWPTFHNGVAAGLRICSDTPDIDSTWITYNKPKGGVEIPTEHAGFLMALGLNGHLKTLSFMSTYEYLIKCDEMTSLGLLLGISATHRGTMDTKTTKLLSVHIEALLPPTAVELDISQNIQVASLMGIGLVYQGTAKRHIAEILLQEIGRPPGPEMENYVERESYALTAGLALGLVTLQQGEKSTALRDLDIPDTLHHYMIGGNKRALIGAQKEKYKLPSFQIKEGDTVNIDVTAPGATLALGLMYFNTGNEAVANWMKPPDTGYLLDFIRPDLLLLRILSRNLILWNNIDASTEWVYSQIPHTLSSIIKNRLQTDNHQQPTDHESQCQAYCNIVCGAAISIGLKYAGTADERAFSTLNYLLKYILEIQGRPFGNFAGKQTIENCTIMILLSCSMVLAGTGDVRVLRTIRMLRSRIGQCHVTYGSHMAIHMALGFLFLGAGRYTLSRSPEAIAALICSIFPKFPIHSNDNRYHLQAFRHLYVLAIEPRLFLPRDIDTGKLCLCEIHYFEKGKEQPYKSMAPCMLPELHTLSKVYVQDTNYWHLSFDQDNWHLLENILKASGCIDIKQRTGCLSHLEDPSRLKSMLTQTLTTDKYNSWKIDADSLLTFSTDQRIFNLAHKLLIPLTEREGSRESATMCSEERNVRQMLVLQSYDCLTHDKMHGLSIFMDLMSYIINFNTICGASELWQFQIIAAIVSHRKAIPESELLVSQDMLQSLVNRVNHRMEKMQQESAHLLRTFILGAPVDRTITDLLSELCDEDRIKLAKLITFYDLPIKVLNNEILKKLNETDYLQFVCGFKQQYPKVSTQTVCAMAEVLGLRNVQGA